From a single Miscanthus floridulus cultivar M001 chromosome 8, ASM1932011v1, whole genome shotgun sequence genomic region:
- the LOC136472788 gene encoding nuclear transcription factor Y subunit C-6-like has translation MEPKSTTPPPPPVMGAPVAYPPPPGAAYPAGPYAHAPAAALYPPPPPPPAPPSSQQGAAAAQQLQLFWAEQYREIEATMDFKNHNLPLARIKKIMKADEDVRMIAAEAPVVFARACEMFILELTHRGWAHAEENKRRTLQKSDIAAAVARTEVFDFLVDIVPRDEAKDADSAAAMGAARIPHPAAGLPAADPMGYYYVEPQ, from the coding sequence ATGGAGCCCAAATCCAccacccctccccctcccccggtCATGGGCGCGCCCGTCGCGTACCCTCCGCCGCCCGGCGCCGCGTACCCCGCCGGGCCGTACGCGCACGCGCCGGCGGCCGCGCTGTAccctcctcccccgccgccgccggctccccCGTCCTCGCAGCAAGGCGCCGCGGCGGCGCAGCAGCTGCAGCTGTTCTGGGCGGAGCAGTACCGCGAGATCGAGGCCACCATGGACTTCAAGAACCACAACCTGCCGCTGGCCCGCATCAAGAAGATCATGAAGGCCGACGAGGACGTCCGCATGATCGCCGCCGAGGCGCCCGTCGTCTTCGCCCGCGCCTGCGAGATGTTCATCCTCGAGCTCACCCACCGCGGCTGGGCGCACGCCGAGGAGAACAAGCGCCGCACGCTGCAGAAGTCCGacatcgccgccgccgtcgcgcgcACCGAGGTCTTCGACTTCCTCGTCGACATCGTGCCGCGGGACGAGGCCAAGGACGCCgactccgccgccgccatgggaGCAGCCAGGATCCCGCACCCCGCCGCCGGCCTGCCCGCCGCCGACCCCATGGGCTACTACTACGTCGAGCCGCAGTAA